The following are encoded together in the Pedobacter steynii genome:
- a CDS encoding SusC/RagA family TonB-linked outer membrane protein — translation MRKPLQLTCLLLYASANLFAGVKSDKLKSFPTLSLSSFNEMEFNSFYQEGIKGTVKDDAGVTIPGVSVKVKGGTLTTQTNVSGQYVIQAKAGDILVFSYVGYQSKEVTVGSTSTLDVVLTGDSQNLETVVVTALGIKKSTKSLTYNVQTLGSKEVNDVKDPSFVNSLTGKVSGLTLTHSSAPGGSTKAVLRGNKSISGNNNALYVVDGVPLPSLSGKGTSDGFQLSDAGDGISNLNPEDIEEVSVLSGASASALYGGQASNGVILITTKKGKAGKTVVNFNSSTTFDNPFLLPELQRSYGTANKAKPEEGPTFNGWGAKTANQSNYTPNDFFQTGKTFTNALSLSGGTEKNQSFFSAAATNAEGIIPNNKLDRYNFSFRNNTSFFEDKLSVDARAEYIYQKSQNMPGQGEYYNPITSVYLFPGASYNFNDTKNFETFDAVRKINVQNWPYGDQGMSLQNPYWIANRNMFQTQRNRIVGSVTAKYKFTDWLNLQGRVRMDRSTDKGENKVYATTTPGNLVSNSPNGRYATLDNLNSQTYADLLLNFNKALGEFTINATAGASIINNLTSGLTIDGPLDPFKVPNFFSVLNLTQAGIVFTPNTYRKQTQAAFLTASIGYKNYLFLDVSGRNDWNSTLPKPFFYPSVGLSAVISEMAELPEFISFAKLRASYAEVGNEIPDNYAYATNPSFPIIGGAIVPFTGKPFTTLNPERSKSFEFGADLKFLENKLSLNATYYRTNTVNQFFRVNVSPTVGYNTYDLNAGDVQNQGLELSLGYNAQFGELSWNPTVNFSFNRNKIKELYTYTDPATGQFIEVKEFSLGGSSIVRKGGSYGDIQVKDFIRDASGNQVLDDKGLPQYSTNNIIAGNVNPRYMLSMSNGFRYKNFNLNFLVDSRIGGEVISRTEQTFDKRGMSQRTADSRNQGGIMINGADATEAYYNRIGAELTPYIYSATNIRLREVSFGYTIPAKVFNNKIQKIQLSVIGRNLWMIYKKAPFDPDVVTLTGNGFQGYDYFSMPSLRSIGFNVNFTF, via the coding sequence ATGAGAAAACCATTACAACTGACGTGTTTATTACTTTACGCTTCAGCAAATCTTTTTGCTGGAGTCAAGTCGGACAAATTAAAGAGCTTCCCGACGCTCAGCCTTTCCTCATTTAATGAAATGGAATTCAACTCATTCTATCAGGAAGGAATCAAAGGAACCGTAAAAGACGATGCCGGAGTAACGATACCAGGGGTATCCGTAAAAGTTAAGGGCGGCACTTTAACCACCCAGACCAATGTTTCAGGACAGTATGTGATCCAGGCTAAAGCAGGGGATATCCTGGTTTTTTCTTATGTGGGGTATCAGAGTAAAGAAGTCACCGTAGGAAGTACAAGTACTTTAGATGTGGTGCTTACCGGTGATTCACAGAATCTGGAAACGGTAGTGGTTACCGCTCTGGGGATTAAGAAATCTACCAAATCATTAACGTATAATGTCCAGACACTAGGCTCTAAAGAGGTGAATGACGTTAAGGATCCGAGTTTTGTAAACAGCTTAACCGGAAAAGTATCCGGTTTGACATTGACACACTCTTCGGCACCAGGTGGATCCACAAAAGCAGTACTTCGTGGAAATAAATCAATCAGTGGAAATAACAACGCGCTATATGTAGTGGATGGGGTACCTTTACCAAGTTTGTCTGGAAAGGGAACCAGTGATGGTTTTCAGCTAAGTGATGCCGGTGATGGGATTTCCAACCTGAATCCTGAGGACATCGAAGAAGTAAGTGTGTTGAGCGGGGCTTCTGCATCGGCACTTTACGGCGGACAGGCTTCGAATGGGGTGATCTTAATTACGACCAAGAAAGGAAAAGCCGGAAAAACGGTTGTTAACTTTAATTCCAGTACTACATTCGACAACCCTTTCCTTCTTCCTGAACTGCAACGCAGTTATGGAACGGCCAATAAAGCGAAACCAGAAGAAGGTCCAACTTTCAATGGTTGGGGCGCAAAAACAGCCAACCAAAGTAATTATACGCCTAATGACTTTTTTCAGACGGGTAAAACTTTTACCAATGCCTTGTCATTATCAGGTGGTACGGAGAAAAATCAATCTTTCTTCTCCGCTGCGGCAACCAATGCAGAGGGAATTATTCCCAATAACAAGCTGGATCGATACAACTTCTCTTTCAGAAATAACACCTCCTTTTTTGAGGATAAGTTAAGTGTGGATGCAAGGGCAGAATACATCTATCAGAAATCTCAGAACATGCCGGGACAGGGTGAATATTATAATCCAATCACCTCAGTTTATTTATTTCCTGGTGCTTCTTATAATTTTAATGATACTAAGAATTTTGAAACCTTTGACGCTGTCCGCAAAATAAACGTACAAAACTGGCCATATGGCGATCAGGGAATGTCACTTCAAAACCCTTACTGGATTGCCAACCGTAATATGTTTCAGACACAAAGAAACCGTATAGTAGGATCCGTAACGGCTAAATATAAGTTTACAGACTGGCTGAACCTTCAGGGACGGGTAAGAATGGACCGCTCTACAGATAAAGGAGAGAACAAGGTCTATGCAACGACAACGCCGGGGAACCTGGTTTCCAATAGTCCAAATGGACGTTATGCAACACTGGATAACCTGAACAGTCAGACTTATGCCGACCTGTTATTGAATTTCAATAAAGCGTTGGGTGAATTTACAATTAATGCTACCGCAGGTGCCAGTATCATCAATAACCTGACCAGCGGATTAACGATCGACGGGCCTCTGGATCCTTTTAAAGTACCTAACTTTTTTAGCGTCCTGAACCTGACGCAGGCGGGTATAGTATTTACGCCAAATACCTACAGAAAACAAACTCAGGCTGCTTTTTTAACCGCCTCCATCGGATATAAAAATTACCTGTTTTTGGACGTTTCCGGACGTAACGACTGGAATTCGACTTTACCAAAACCATTCTTCTATCCATCAGTGGGCTTAAGTGCCGTGATTAGTGAAATGGCGGAATTACCGGAATTTATTTCTTTTGCCAAACTAAGGGCATCTTATGCTGAAGTAGGTAACGAAATTCCTGATAACTATGCCTATGCAACAAACCCTTCTTTTCCAATCATCGGGGGTGCAATTGTTCCTTTCACAGGGAAACCTTTTACCACGTTAAATCCGGAAAGAAGTAAATCATTTGAATTCGGAGCAGATTTGAAATTCCTGGAAAATAAATTGAGTCTGAATGCCACCTATTACAGAACGAATACGGTAAATCAGTTCTTTAGAGTGAATGTATCCCCGACAGTAGGATACAATACCTATGACCTGAATGCAGGAGATGTTCAGAATCAGGGTCTTGAACTTTCATTGGGCTATAATGCGCAATTCGGAGAACTGAGCTGGAACCCGACCGTTAATTTCTCTTTCAACAGAAACAAAATCAAGGAACTGTATACTTATACCGATCCTGCAACCGGTCAGTTTATAGAGGTGAAGGAGTTTAGCTTAGGCGGTTCTTCTATCGTTAGAAAAGGTGGCTCTTATGGAGACATTCAGGTAAAAGATTTTATTCGTGATGCCAGCGGAAATCAGGTGCTGGATGATAAAGGCTTACCACAGTATTCTACCAATAATATCATTGCAGGTAATGTAAATCCAAGATACATGCTCAGCATGAGCAATGGCTTCAGGTACAAAAATTTTAACCTTAATTTCTTGGTCGACAGCCGTATCGGAGGAGAGGTGATTTCCAGAACCGAGCAGACTTTTGATAAACGTGGGATGTCACAACGAACTGCAGATTCCCGTAACCAAGGGGGAATAATGATTAATGGTGCAGATGCAACTGAAGCCTATTACAATAGAATAGGAGCCGAGCTGACGCCTTATATCTATAGTGCAACAAATATCCGTTTACGCGAGGTGTCATTTGGATATACCATCCCTGCAAAAGTATTTAACAACAAAATACAAAAGATACAGCTTTCTGTAATCGGCAGAAACTTATGGATGATCTATAAAAAAGCACCTTTTGATCCGGATGTAGTGACCCTTACCGGTAATGGCTTTCAGGGGTATGACTACTTCTCTATGCCGAGTTTAAGAAGCATTGGTTTCAACGTAAATTTCACATTTTAA
- a CDS encoding RNA polymerase sigma-70 factor, which yields MKLVKPDLSALWTKICVEDDLKSFEVLYRSLAARLLKFSVYYVSQKEVAEEIVSEIFVKCWENRKDNLHVLNPETYLFVAVKNQSLKHIRKYSNVHLVEIEEQPQSFQFRDSTDPSKELERKELHLKLDQAIDTLPAQAKMVFKLIKEDGMKYKEVAEILDISPRTVQTQLFRAIAKLRIVLSSYYELDHKKNNSSNMANLILILGIMHYFLVFCRQF from the coding sequence TTGAAACTCGTAAAGCCTGACTTATCTGCTCTGTGGACCAAGATTTGCGTCGAAGATGATTTAAAATCTTTCGAGGTTTTATACCGTTCCCTTGCTGCCAGGCTTTTGAAGTTCTCCGTTTATTACGTCTCGCAAAAAGAGGTTGCAGAAGAAATTGTTTCTGAAATATTTGTAAAGTGCTGGGAAAACAGAAAGGACAACCTGCATGTCCTTAATCCGGAAACCTATCTTTTTGTGGCGGTAAAAAACCAGTCTTTAAAACACATCCGTAAATACAGCAATGTGCACCTGGTAGAGATTGAAGAGCAGCCGCAAAGCTTTCAATTCCGGGATAGCACGGATCCCTCCAAAGAACTGGAGAGAAAAGAGCTGCATCTTAAACTGGACCAGGCAATAGATACCCTCCCTGCCCAGGCAAAAATGGTTTTCAAGCTAATTAAGGAGGATGGAATGAAGTATAAAGAGGTGGCAGAGATTTTAGACATCTCTCCACGCACGGTACAGACGCAATTGTTCCGGGCAATTGCAAAACTCAGAATTGTGCTCAGCTCCTACTATGAGCTGGACCATAAAAAAAATAATAGCAGCAATATGGCCAATCTGATCCTGATTTTGGGGATAATGCATTATTTTTTAGTCTTTTGTAGGCAATTTTAG
- a CDS encoding FecR family protein, with amino-acid sequence MTDQRFTELLSKKLADEISLEEHKEFMLLLEENAGYRQEYESLSHYFQYKETDQEAAMQLFEQIKSKIEVPESPLKVSAAAINEMPLTEVRAGRYGNWYRIAAVLAIGICSFGAYQLFYKKSFPTEQTALVWKETNSPGRRVSKIRLGDGTLVTLNAESQLRYPAEFKGDSREVYLSGEAFFDVSKDAQHPFVIHTEKINIKVLGTTFDVKAYKNDPHTEATLISGAIQISMKDHPEKQVLLKPKEKFSIQNHAADGKASALYSVIPFNDTEISWMNNKLVFKNETFEVLANSISRWYGVTLIFKNESLKNARFTGFFEKENISQALKALQLIEPFRYKIQDKTVYIY; translated from the coding sequence ATGACCGATCAAAGATTTACAGAATTGCTTAGCAAAAAACTGGCAGACGAAATTTCCCTTGAAGAACATAAAGAATTTATGCTTCTGCTGGAGGAAAATGCCGGCTATAGGCAAGAGTATGAATCTTTAAGTCATTATTTCCAGTATAAAGAAACTGATCAGGAAGCCGCAATGCAGCTTTTTGAGCAGATTAAATCAAAAATTGAAGTTCCTGAAAGTCCGTTGAAAGTTAGCGCGGCAGCAATAAATGAAATGCCTTTAACTGAAGTCCGGGCAGGCAGGTATGGCAACTGGTACAGGATTGCAGCAGTGCTTGCCATCGGCATCTGTTCTTTCGGGGCCTATCAGCTGTTTTATAAAAAATCATTCCCCACAGAACAGACGGCATTGGTTTGGAAGGAAACGAATAGTCCTGGCAGGCGGGTTTCAAAAATCAGGCTTGGGGATGGAACCCTCGTTACTTTAAATGCCGAAAGCCAGCTCAGGTATCCAGCCGAATTTAAAGGAGACAGCAGGGAAGTTTATCTTTCCGGAGAAGCCTTTTTCGATGTGAGTAAAGACGCACAGCATCCTTTTGTCATTCATACCGAAAAGATAAACATCAAAGTATTGGGCACCACATTCGATGTGAAGGCCTATAAAAACGACCCTCATACCGAAGCTACACTGATCAGTGGAGCCATTCAGATCAGCATGAAAGACCATCCGGAAAAACAGGTCCTGCTAAAACCAAAAGAGAAGTTCAGTATACAGAATCATGCGGCAGATGGAAAAGCTTCAGCCCTGTATAGTGTGATCCCTTTTAATGATACCGAGATCTCCTGGATGAACAACAAACTGGTTTTCAAAAATGAAACTTTCGAAGTACTGGCCAACAGCATTTCCAGGTGGTATGGCGTCACACTTATCTTTAAAAATGAAAGTTTAAAAAACGCCAGGTTTACCGGATTTTTTGAAAAAGAAAATATCTCTCAGGCGTTGAAAGCACTGCAACTTATTGAACCATTTCGTTATAAAATACAAGACAAAACTGTTTATATTTACTAA
- a CDS encoding SusC/RagA family TonB-linked outer membrane protein has translation MRLIGWIVIFLTLVGSLNSYSQSKGEQQNKVSLSFKSADFKKVIDAIQKQTSYHFIFSERKIPVHKINIQVKDEEALKVLDQILANSSYTYKLLQNNLIVIRPRHSDSETRMVAGKVINESGQALPGTSIRVKGSDFSTTTDANGEFSVPVFPHTSIQASQVGYLKKEIPVGSLNHLQLTMIAKTNELDEVVVTALDIKKEQRKIGYSLSTISGAELSKARESNLIYALEGQIAGLNISGVYGGPSSSAKILLRGAASMNAGSPLFVVNGVPIDNTQRGNVTEYGGADYGDGISNINPDDVESITVLKGSAASALYGARAANGVIIITIKKGIKNSGSIEYNTNLSFDSPYKNTDFQYVYGQGTQNRRPESISAAIASGSSSWGEKLDGLPTIQFDGKKYPYSAVKDNIQRFYHTAPTFTNTVSLSGANEKSMFRLSAANLDYQSILKNGHLNRKTLNLFTSYDLTKRLSVTFNGNYINEQNKNRSYLSDGTLNPNYGIASLANSADQIALSPGYDPLTGREMRWNDDEYKTNPYFMLNKGKDLSKRNRFITSTSLKHKFTDWLYLQGRLGYDISNDQIVSIIPTGASFSINGQGGLNAFQKIQTSELNSDFLLAANKDLMQDLNLDVSIGANYRNRESDLSDSKGNQFNTPYLYTPSNLVTRTDTYTLARLVTQSAYYTFDLNYKKFLNLSSTGRYDVYSTLPGNSRGIFVPGVSGSFIFSDLLRSKSLSYGKIRASFAKTSGEPAQPYITQTYYATENAVNGTPLGDYDRSLPNYNLKPFTLNEFETGINLRFFDNRLDLDLTWFHRTTHNEIVSAIQSVTTGFTSAYVNLGKTRNVGTELTIQGIPVAKDNFKWKSGFNFSHIHNMLLSIDGSSRFSLTGTYRPLNANTAMVVGKPITQIMAYDYKRDPEGNIIIGSDGIPKRGELKPMGATLPKIYGGFSNSFFYKNFSLSFLVDFKFGHKILSATENYSYVSGLNKATLPGRETGVIADGVMEDGSRNTINVPAYNYYPQLATNISAISVLNGSFIKLRQAVLGYALPAKLIKKTPFSSINLDLVGRNLFTLLKYTKNIDPESEFSSRLNYAGIEGASLPSTRTYGINLNFKFK, from the coding sequence ATGAGGCTAATTGGGTGGATTGTCATTTTTTTGACGCTTGTTGGCTCCTTAAACAGCTATTCACAATCTAAAGGCGAACAGCAAAACAAAGTAAGTCTCAGCTTTAAGTCGGCCGACTTTAAAAAAGTAATTGATGCCATTCAAAAGCAAACCTCCTATCATTTCATTTTTAGCGAGCGTAAAATCCCCGTTCATAAAATCAATATTCAGGTCAAAGATGAAGAGGCCTTAAAAGTCCTTGACCAGATCCTGGCCAATTCCAGCTATACCTATAAATTGCTTCAAAACAATTTAATTGTGATCAGGCCACGTCATAGCGATTCAGAGACCAGAATGGTTGCCGGAAAAGTGATAAATGAAAGTGGGCAAGCCCTTCCGGGAACCTCCATCAGGGTAAAAGGAAGTGATTTTTCGACCACAACCGATGCTAATGGTGAATTTTCAGTCCCTGTTTTCCCCCACACCTCCATTCAGGCCTCTCAGGTTGGCTACTTAAAAAAAGAAATCCCTGTCGGTTCATTAAACCACCTTCAGCTTACCATGATCGCTAAAACGAATGAGCTCGATGAGGTGGTGGTAACCGCCTTGGACATTAAAAAAGAACAGCGAAAAATCGGTTATTCCCTCTCTACCATTTCCGGTGCCGAGCTGAGCAAAGCAAGAGAATCCAATCTGATCTACGCTCTGGAAGGGCAAATCGCCGGATTAAATATCAGCGGTGTGTATGGTGGCCCCTCTTCTTCTGCAAAGATTTTACTGCGTGGTGCAGCAAGTATGAATGCCGGATCTCCTTTGTTTGTGGTCAATGGTGTACCCATAGACAATACCCAGAGGGGAAATGTAACGGAATATGGCGGTGCCGATTATGGCGATGGCATCAGCAATATCAACCCCGATGATGTGGAAAGTATCACCGTATTAAAAGGTTCAGCAGCCTCCGCCCTCTATGGTGCCCGTGCGGCGAATGGAGTCATCATCATCACGATAAAAAAAGGAATTAAAAATTCAGGAAGCATCGAGTACAATACCAACCTTTCTTTCGACAGTCCTTATAAAAACACCGACTTTCAATACGTTTACGGACAGGGAACACAAAACAGAAGGCCGGAAAGTATTTCTGCGGCCATTGCTTCCGGATCTTCCAGCTGGGGAGAAAAGCTTGATGGCCTTCCTACCATTCAGTTTGATGGAAAGAAATACCCCTACAGTGCGGTGAAAGACAACATCCAAAGGTTCTACCATACTGCCCCTACTTTTACCAATACCGTTTCCCTGAGCGGGGCGAATGAAAAAAGTATGTTTCGCCTCTCTGCCGCCAATCTCGATTACCAGTCTATCCTGAAAAACGGCCACCTGAACAGAAAAACGCTGAACCTCTTTACTTCCTACGATTTAACGAAGCGGCTGAGTGTTACTTTTAATGGAAATTATATCAATGAGCAAAATAAAAACAGGTCATACCTAAGTGACGGAACGCTAAACCCGAATTATGGAATTGCCAGTCTGGCCAATAGCGCAGACCAGATTGCGCTGTCGCCGGGCTACGATCCTTTAACAGGACGCGAAATGAGGTGGAACGATGATGAATACAAAACGAACCCTTATTTTATGCTGAATAAAGGAAAAGACCTTTCCAAACGGAACCGCTTCATTACCTCCACCTCCCTGAAACATAAATTCACCGACTGGCTCTACCTGCAGGGAAGGTTAGGTTACGACATCAGCAATGATCAGATCGTCAGCATTATCCCTACCGGGGCCTCATTTTCCATCAACGGACAAGGCGGGCTGAATGCTTTTCAAAAGATACAAACCTCAGAACTCAACAGCGACTTTCTGCTGGCAGCCAACAAAGACCTGATGCAGGATCTTAACCTGGATGTTTCCATTGGCGCAAACTACCGGAACCGGGAAAGCGATCTGTCGGATTCCAAAGGGAACCAGTTTAATACCCCATACCTCTACACCCCTTCCAATCTGGTCACCAGGACTGATACTTATACCCTGGCCAGGCTGGTCACCCAATCTGCTTATTATACCTTTGACCTGAACTATAAAAAATTCCTGAACCTTTCCTCTACAGGAAGGTATGATGTCTACTCCACCCTGCCCGGTAACAGCAGGGGCATTTTTGTACCCGGGGTTTCAGGAAGTTTTATCTTCTCTGACCTGCTCAGATCCAAATCACTGAGTTATGGAAAAATCAGGGCGAGTTTTGCGAAAACAAGCGGAGAACCTGCTCAGCCCTATATCACACAAACTTATTATGCTACTGAAAACGCAGTAAACGGAACACCGCTCGGAGATTATGACCGAAGTTTGCCCAACTACAATCTAAAACCCTTTACCTTAAATGAATTTGAGACCGGAATTAACCTCCGGTTCTTCGACAACCGGCTGGATCTGGATCTGACCTGGTTTCACCGCACCACACACAATGAAATCGTCAGTGCGATACAATCCGTTACCACCGGTTTTACCTCCGCTTACGTCAACCTCGGAAAAACCAGAAATGTGGGGACAGAGCTGACCATTCAGGGCATTCCGGTTGCAAAGGATAATTTTAAATGGAAATCAGGATTTAACTTCAGCCATATTCATAATATGCTTTTGTCCATTGACGGAAGCAGCCGTTTTTCCCTGACTGGTACTTATCGCCCCTTAAATGCCAATACCGCCATGGTGGTGGGTAAACCCATTACACAAATTATGGCCTACGACTATAAAAGGGATCCTGAGGGGAATATCATTATTGGAAGTGACGGCATTCCCAAACGCGGGGAACTCAAGCCTATGGGGGCTACACTGCCTAAAATTTACGGAGGCTTCAGCAATAGCTTTTTCTATAAAAATTTCAGTTTATCTTTTCTGGTAGACTTTAAGTTTGGTCATAAAATCCTCTCCGCAACAGAAAACTACTCCTATGTTTCGGGCCTCAATAAGGCCACGCTTCCGGGAAGGGAAACTGGAGTCATTGCAGATGGGGTAATGGAAGACGGCAGCCGGAACACCATCAATGTACCTGCCTACAATTATTATCCCCAGCTGGCCACCAATATCTCCGCAATTTCGGTTTTAAACGGAAGTTTTATCAAATTAAGACAGGCAGTATTGGGCTATGCGCTTCCTGCTAAACTAATCAAAAAGACGCCGTTTAGCAGCATCAACCTGGACCTGGTGGGAAGAAACCTGTTTACCCTGCTTAAATACACTAAAAATATAGATCCCGAATCCGAGTTTTCATCAAGGCTCAATTATGCGGGTATAGAAGGTGCGTCATTGCCTTCCACCAGAACTTATGGCATCAACCTGAATTTTAAATTTAAATAA
- a CDS encoding SusD/RagB family nutrient-binding outer membrane lipoprotein, whose amino-acid sequence MKRIFLLYLAGLMTLCYGCSKADLDRINTDPTKSRPENFDPNFLLSTAQLKFANKGYYQLLYQSTMMQLLASTYYYYNNGDKYINVANFTDYQGRIFDEGYAEASAIREMQRLAMEKNPEAYKNLINIGDIMFVMILQRITDTYGDVPYHQAGKAREGIKYPVYDTQEDIYESMLTDLENAINKLDPAAPKATADLFYKGDLTKWRKFGYSLMLRIAMRLTKVDQKKARNWAEKAAAGGTFADINDNTFITMDASSFTSQNGTSLALRTLSDYREVRWSKTLIDQLKNTADPRLSVIGEIPPDGFANNNNQNLSGNTDPVVQTGLPNGYDLLGGTTDIRSYPEYPGGTGSGTDVAPLGKYSRPRTAVYLKLGGPVFLMTYGETELLLAEAAARKWKVSGTAASHFSNGIKGALQTLAQIDPQANIPMEQINNYVKSQVLDQSSTEKSLEMINMQYWISTGTTFNFIESWLNWKRSGYPRLLPVNYPGNVTNGTIPRRMIYLSTEILNNPDNYRAAVKRLPGGDALTSRVWWDQ is encoded by the coding sequence ATGAAACGTATTTTTCTACTTTACTTAGCCGGCTTGATGACACTCTGCTATGGTTGCTCCAAAGCAGACCTGGATCGCATCAATACAGATCCGACCAAGTCCAGACCAGAGAATTTCGACCCGAACTTTCTCTTGTCTACTGCACAGTTAAAATTTGCCAATAAAGGATATTATCAGTTGTTGTACCAGAGTACGATGATGCAATTGCTTGCTTCCACCTATTATTACTATAACAATGGCGATAAGTACATCAATGTGGCCAACTTCACAGATTATCAGGGAAGAATTTTTGATGAAGGTTATGCCGAAGCTTCCGCAATCCGGGAGATGCAGCGACTGGCCATGGAAAAAAATCCGGAGGCCTATAAAAACCTGATTAATATCGGGGACATCATGTTTGTCATGATCCTGCAGCGCATCACAGACACCTATGGTGATGTGCCCTATCATCAGGCCGGAAAAGCCAGGGAAGGCATTAAATATCCGGTTTACGATACCCAGGAAGATATTTATGAATCCATGTTAACCGACCTGGAAAACGCTATTAACAAGCTGGACCCCGCCGCTCCAAAAGCAACTGCCGATCTTTTTTATAAAGGAGACCTTACAAAATGGCGGAAATTCGGCTACTCGCTGATGCTCAGAATTGCCATGAGACTGACCAAAGTTGACCAGAAAAAAGCGAGGAACTGGGCAGAAAAAGCCGCTGCCGGAGGAACTTTTGCAGACATCAACGACAATACCTTCATTACCATGGATGCCTCCAGTTTTACCAGTCAGAACGGAACTTCACTGGCCTTGCGCACACTGTCCGATTATAGAGAAGTACGCTGGAGCAAAACCCTGATTGATCAGCTCAAAAATACAGCCGACCCAAGGTTGTCAGTAATCGGAGAAATTCCTCCTGACGGATTTGCCAACAACAACAACCAAAACCTTTCCGGAAATACCGATCCGGTAGTTCAAACCGGCCTGCCGAACGGCTATGATTTGCTGGGAGGAACAACCGATATCCGCAGCTATCCGGAATATCCCGGTGGAACAGGCAGCGGAACAGATGTTGCCCCTCTGGGAAAATATTCACGCCCAAGAACAGCAGTGTATCTGAAGCTTGGTGGCCCTGTATTCTTAATGACCTATGGAGAAACCGAGTTGCTCCTTGCTGAAGCAGCGGCAAGAAAGTGGAAAGTAAGCGGTACCGCAGCCAGCCATTTCAGCAATGGAATTAAGGGCGCTTTGCAAACACTGGCACAGATAGACCCACAGGCCAATATCCCTATGGAACAGATTAACAACTATGTCAAATCCCAGGTACTGGACCAGTCTTCCACAGAAAAATCACTGGAAATGATCAATATGCAATACTGGATCTCTACAGGAACAACCTTCAATTTCATTGAGTCCTGGCTCAATTGGAAAAGGTCCGGATATCCCCGTCTCCTTCCTGTAAATTATCCTGGAAATGTAACCAATGGCACCATTCCAAGAAGAATGATCTATTTATCTACGGAGATCTTAAATAACCCTGACAACTACAGGGCAGCAGTAAAACGACTGCCCGGAGGTGATGCCTTAACCTCAAGGGTGTGGTGGGACCAGTAA
- a CDS encoding endonuclease/exonuclease/phosphatase family protein: MSKKIIILGDMNSLAASDSLDYNHKGRLIPMLKSDENSKISNANQGRLDYSVTDALLKAGFLDTWSMKHHAFDYSYPSVEFGPVPDSSKERIDYIFISKDLKKTMLKSAILKDDISDHLSDHYPISILLVPPHP, encoded by the coding sequence ATCTCAAAAAAAATCATTATCCTGGGAGATATGAATAGCCTGGCTGCTTCCGATAGTCTGGATTATAACCATAAGGGACGTTTGATCCCCATGCTGAAAAGTGATGAAAACAGTAAGATCAGCAATGCTAATCAGGGCCGTCTGGATTACAGCGTTACCGATGCGCTACTGAAAGCAGGTTTCTTAGATACCTGGTCTATGAAACATCACGCTTTCGATTATAGCTATCCTTCGGTGGAATTTGGCCCTGTCCCGGATTCCTCTAAAGAGCGGATTGATTATATTTTTATTTCGAAAGATCTGAAAAAGACCATGTTGAAATCTGCCATTTTAAAGGACGACATCAGCGACCATCTGTCTGATCACTATCCGATCAGCATTTTACTGGTCCCACCACACCCTTGA
- a CDS encoding endonuclease/exonuclease/phosphatase family protein, giving the protein MKKILILLLFSFYSQNLLAQPALKIISYNVYNYFESEQERKQRFISWATIQQADVIAYQELVNINAQELTQLGQSIGHPYTALAKEKGYAVGISSKYPIQEVKTVTKGMHHGFMAVRIKDLNFIIVHLSPFSHEKRQEEIGLITDSLAR; this is encoded by the coding sequence ATGAAAAAAATTCTTATCCTGTTGCTGTTTAGCTTTTATAGCCAAAATCTATTGGCGCAGCCGGCATTAAAAATCATCTCCTATAATGTCTATAATTATTTTGAGTCTGAGCAGGAACGGAAGCAACGTTTCATCTCCTGGGCTACAATACAGCAGGCAGACGTGATTGCTTATCAGGAGCTCGTGAATATCAATGCACAGGAGCTAACACAATTGGGGCAGTCTATCGGGCATCCATACACCGCCCTGGCTAAGGAAAAAGGTTATGCTGTTGGGATTTCATCCAAATATCCAATTCAGGAAGTGAAGACGGTAACCAAAGGGATGCACCATGGTTTTATGGCAGTTCGCATTAAAGACCTGAATTTTATCATTGTACATTTATCACCCTTTAGTCATGAGAAAAGGCAGGAAGAAATTGGCCTCATTACCGACAGCTTAGCGCGCTGA